One window from the genome of Asterias amurensis chromosome 12, ASM3211899v1 encodes:
- the LOC139945447 gene encoding LOW QUALITY PROTEIN: conserved oligomeric Golgi complex subunit 3-like (The sequence of the model RefSeq protein was modified relative to this genomic sequence to represent the inferred CDS: substituted 1 base at 1 genomic stop codon): MXIANMADTVRLFSAKIMREKLSCWDRKEDPKAPLSDAQKDSFMDLTASVSNRPLPIELPLDEPGSFTQQLSMSTSHIPSAGGDVLSDGFESLGMKEDKIENAQQFFAWFNKVESKMDHDEEISYRCYCDQLKDYRDQCDKVLDEVSDALTHLEELQKQYVHVSTKTNALHEACEESLQDQTSLVNKAETISGRLSYFNELERINQKLSSPTFSVTSESFVPMLTKLDECIAHISVNQREDPYTDNSENFKPQYKETEVYQAKFKHCLSKALTVVRSSVFNILHNATQQVLPTKESPVAPSDNAFTLFYGKFRSNAPKVKGMMEQIELRLDKSPEYQTLLDDCHNFYLAKRHQLLAPSITAAVKELAAKHIRDHCALVRSGCAFMVHVCEDEYQLFFHFFSRQTDKLDAMLEGLCMSLYDVLRPLIIHINHLETLAELCSILKIEMLQDHVQTNPDELKAFEMVNRQMLEDVQERLVYRASIYVQTDILAYKPAPGDLAYPEKLEMMESISESIKEKEREKVLSRRSSASSLGSATSQEVAALSGIDPASPPQGDQAAQQENVNGATPQRSLSRNSSQMIQHSTNLSPADLHGMWYPTVRRTLVCLSKLYRCIDKAIFQGLSQETLLSCIQSLVVAEIGIQKRKTELDGLLFLIKHLLILREQIAPFQVEFSIKETALDFSTMKVAAYSFLGKRSRMLSFNTNNAFLEFLFEGAPNVTEHFLDSKKDVDTQLKKTCERFIKLVTNSLVSELNSFLTKATVITSMNKQDEAPQASLRKQPFATAEKVHEVVGATYRQVKSRLPATFRSMSLYLANKDTEYILFRPVKGNIQQAYQQLEAIVKENYTEEDQQIIGCPSMEQVNLLLSAAV; this comes from the exons ATGTGAATTGCCAACATGGCGGACACAGTGAGACTGTTTAGTGCGAAAATAATGCGAGAGAAACTGAGTTGTTGGGACAGAAAAGAAGACCCTAAAGCTCCTTTAAGTGATGCACAGAAAGACAGCTTCATGGACCTCACAGCCAGTGTTTCAAACCGGCCGTTGCCCATCGAG TTGCCCTTGGACGAACCTGGAAGCTTTACCCAGCAGCTCTCAATGTCAACATCCCATATTCCTTCAGCTGGAGGCGACGTCTTGTCCGACGGATTTGAATCCCTTGGCATGAAAGAGGACAAAATTGAAAATGCACAGCAG TTCTTCGCCTGGTTCAACAAAGTGGAAAGCAAAATGGATCACGACGAAGAGATATCGTACAG ATGTTACTGCGATCAGTTGAAGGACTATCGAGACCAATGTGACAAAGTTCTTGATGAGGTCTCCGATGCTCTGACCCACCTAGAGGAGTTGCAGAAACAGTACGTCCACGTATCGACGAAGACCAACGCACTGCATGAGGCGTGTGAGGAGTCTTTACAGGACCAG ACGTCACTTGTAAATAAGGCAGAGACAATCAGTGGCAGGTTGTCGTACTTCAACGAACTTGAAAGAATCAATCAG AAATTAAGTTCGCCCACCTTCTCTGTGACCAGCGAATCGTTTGTTCCCATGTTGACGAAACTGGATGAATGCATCGCTCATATCTCGGTCAAT CAACGTGAAGACCCATATACCGATAACAGTGAAAACTTCAAG CCCCAGTATAAGGAGACTGAAGTTTACCAGGCAAAGTTCAAGCACTGCCTCTCGAAAGCCTTGACAGTAGTCAGGTCCTCTGTATTTAACATTCTACATAACGCCACACAGCAGGTTCTGCCAACGAAG GAATCCCCTGTAGCACCCTCTGATAATGCCTTCACTCTATTTTATGGTAAATTTCGGAGTAACGCGCCTAAAGTAAAAGGAATGATGGAACAGATTGAGTTGAGGCTGGACAAGAGCCCAGA GTACCAGACATTACTAGACGACTGCCATAACTTTTATCTAGCGAAACGTCATCAGCTTCTAGCACCAAGCATCACAGCAGCCGTCAAAGAGTTGGCCGCTAAGCACATCAGAGACCACTGTGCGCTG GTGCGTAGCGGTTGTGCATTCATGGTCCATGTGTGTGAGGACGAATATCAgttgtttttccattttttctCAAGGCAAACTGACAAGTTGGA CGCCATGCTGGAGGGTCTATGCATGAGTCTATACGACGTCTTAAGACCACTGATCATTCATATTAATCACCTTGAGACGTTAGCTGAGCTCTGCAGTATCCTTAAAATTGAGATGCTTCAAGACCATGTCCAGACCAACC CTGACGAACTGAAAGCTTTTGAGATGGTGAATCGTCAGATGTTGGAGGATGTTCAAGAACGCCTTGTGTATCGAGCAAGCATCTACGTTCAGACAGACATTCTAGCCTATAAACCTGCACCAGGAGATCTAGCCTATCCAGAAAAACTAGAAATGATGGAG AGCATCTCAGAGAGCATCAAAGAGAAGGAACGGGAGAAGGTGCTGTCCAGGAGGAGCTCTGCTTCCTCCTTGGGGTCCGCCACCAGCCAGGAGGTGGCGGCACTTAGCGGGATAGACCCGGCCTCCCCTCCTCAAGGAGACCAAGCAGCACAGCAAGAGAACGTCAATGGAGCCACTCCTCAACGATCACTCA GTCGGAACAGCAGTCAGATGATCCAACATTCAACGAACCTTTCACCCGCAGACCTCCATGGGATGTGGTACCCAACTGTCAGGAGGACGCTAGTGTGTCTCTCTAAGTTATACAGGTGTATTGAT AAAGCAATTTTCCAAGGTCTATCGCAAGAGACGCTGCTATCCTGTATACAAAGTTTGGTTGTAGCTGAAATAGGCATCCAGAAACGCAAG ACGGAACTGGATGGGTTGCTCTTTCTCATCAAACATCTTCTGATCTTGAGGGAGCAGATCGCTCCGTTCCAAGTAGAGTTCTCAATCAAGGAAACGGCACTTGACTTCTCAACGATGAAAG TGGCAGCCTACAGTTTTCTTGGGAAGCGGTCACGGATGCTCTCATTCAACACTAACAATGCATTCCTGGAATTTCTCtttgag GGCGCCCCCAACGTCACCGAGCATTTTCTTGACTCTAAGAAAGACGTCGATACGCAACTGAAGAAGACGTGTGAGAGATTCATCAAGCTTGTCACGAACTCCCTCGTATCAGAACTCAACTCATTCCTGACCAAG GCAACCGTCATCACCAGCATGAACAAACAAGACGAAGCACCGCAAGCGTCTCTCAGGAAGCAACCATTCGCAACTGCAG AGAAAGTTCATGAAGTGGTTGGCGCCACCTATAGGCAGGTGAAGTCCAGGTTACCAGCAACGTTCCGGAGTATGTCTCTCTACTTAGCCAATAAAGACACGGAGTATATACTCTTCAGACCGGTCAAG GGAAACATCCAGCAAGCTTACCAGCAGCTAGAAGCCATCGTCAAGGAGAACTACACGGAGGAGGATCAGCAAATCATTGGTTGCCCCTCCATGGAACAG
- the LOC139945234 gene encoding glucose-dependent insulinotropic receptor-like, translated as MEILKMAVFNTSMGATATTTVNTHDLTIDTPCAMFGPQTDLGIFTLFLILGILIVVGNIIVIVVVLRNEVLHQTGYYYIVSLTAADLLVGVNCILESIMMRVVVDNPRWCLVRVAFLILASIASILSVFGIAYDRYIAITSPMAYTQRVGQFQARVIVSMIWIIAVSIGLLPLMGWNHLAGYQGCCSLLSALSSSYMLFLTFACYIPTLLVQLYFYACILQISRHQARRIADLQRNTCVVRNVRTLRTNKALKTLTVVIGCFLLTWTPFFVVLAIDALCGEDCHLTNIIQSCLVPLGFTNSFLNPFVYAFWSRDFRESMLAVNCCTERNRQRFVHILTVRRATRVTVISQKMSSHSELNVNRHIVYM; from the coding sequence ATGGAAATACTTAAAATGGCGGTTTTTAATACTTCAATGGGAGCAACGGCAACCACCACAGTGAACACCCATGATTTGACAATAGATACACCCTGTGCCATGTTCGGTCCACAAACAGACTTGGGTATTTTCACCCTGTTTCTTATTCTTGGCATCCTGATTGTTGTCGGTAACATCATCGTCATTGTTGTGGTCTTACGGAACGAGGTGCTTCATCAGACAGGTTACTATTACATCGTAAGTTTAACGGCAGCTGATCTCTTGGTTGGGGTGAACTGCATACTGGAGTCCATCATGATGAGGGTGGTTGTCGACAATCCACGCTGGTGTCTTGTCCGTGTTGCCTTTCTGATTCTCGCGTCCATCGCGAGTATCTTAAGCGTCTTTGGAATCGCATACGACCGTTACATCGCCATAACGAGCCCTATGGCATACACGCAACGCGTGGGACAATTCCAAGCCCGCGTGATCGTCTCGATGATCTGGATCATCGCAGTCTCGATTGGACTCCTTCCGCTGATGGGCTGGAACCATTTAGCAGGGTACCAGGGATGCTGCAGCTTACTTAGCGCCTTAAGCAGCAGCTACATGCTGTTCTTAACGTTTGCGTGTTACATTCCAACCCTGCTGGTGCAACTCTACTTTTATGCGTGCATACTTCAGATCTCGCGGCACCAGGCGCGGCGGATAGCCGACCTACAACGCAACACGTGTGTCGTGCGCAACGTGCGGACCTTACGGACTAACAAAGCCCTCAAGACCCTCACGGTGGTCATAGGGTGCTTCCTCTTAACGTGGACGCCGTTTTTCGTCGTGCTCGCCATTGATGCGCTTTGTGGCGAAGACTGCCACCTCACAAACATTATCCAGTCGTGTCTTGTGCCTCTTGGCTTCACAAACTCTTTCCTGAACCCTTTTGTGTATGCGTTTTGGAGTCGAGACTTTAGAGAGAGCATGTTAGCCGTCAACTGCTGTACGGAGAGGAATAGGCAAAGGTTCGTCCACATCTTGACCGTCCGACGGGCCACCAGGGTGACCGTAATCTCACAGAAGATGAGTAGTCATTCCGAACTCAACGTCAACAGACACATTGTGTACATGTGA
- the LOC139945116 gene encoding presenilin-associated rhomboid-like protein, mitochondrial, whose protein sequence is MMSVTSVVRLLTRKSCVKCGSKQVQPHRFFKREAGDGGRTKTTKAKKKIVDAKFNEKGSLEKFEVQYDSNHVIVPYRSLLKPFGFACLFTGCSFAGAAIWQYEGLRSKALATFKRQLGRHTSSIPKAGEFRQRVNQWFGSLSGTEKVTLGIVAANIAVFACWRIPAMQFFMIKWFSASPASSAVCLPMVLSTFSQYSFWHLAVNMYVLWSFAPSIGMALGKEQFLAMYLSSGVWASFASYALKVATCKYHPSLGASGAIMAVLAAVCTQYPDSKLAIVFLPFITFSAGSALKFLIGMESMGVVMGWQFFDHAAHLAGLLCGCYYMSYGHKQIWQKREPLMSARHKYRGPKEI, encoded by the exons ATGATGTCTGTGACTTCTGTTGTGAGGTTATTAACGAGGAAGAGCTGTGTAAAATGCGG ATCAAAACAAGTTCAGCCTCACAGGTTTTTCAAGAGGGAGGCTGGCGATGGAGGAAGAACAAAGACCACAAAGGCTAAGAAGAAGATCGTTGATGCAAAGTTTAACGAGAAGGGAAGTTTAGAGAAGTTTGAAGTTCAGTATGATTCCAACCATGTGATAGTTCCCTACAGGTCTCTTCTCAAGCCGTTTGGCTTTGCTTGTTTG TTCACTGGATGCAGCTTTGCTGGTGCCGCTATTTGGCAGTATGAAGGTTTACGCTCCAAGGCTCTGGCGACATTTAAAAGACAACTTGGACGACACACAAGTAGTATTCCCAAAGCTGGTGAATTTAGGCAAAGG GTAAACCAATGGTTTGGAAGCTTATCCGGTACAGAGAAAGTGACGTTAGGGATAGTGGCTGCAAACATCGCTGTCTTTGCCTGTTGGAGAATACCAGCCATGCAGTTCTTCATGATCAAGTGGTTCAGTGCCTCACCTGCCTCAA GTGCTGTATGTCTACCTATGGTGCTTTCCACCTTCAGCCAGTACTCTTTCTGGCATCTTGCAGTCAACATGTATGTCTTGTGGAGTTTTGCTCCTAGTATAGGCATGGCTCTAGGAAAGGAGCAGTTTCTAGCCATGTATCTAAGCTCAG GTGTTTGGGCGTCGTTTGCCAGCTATGCACTCAAAGTAGCCACCTGCAAGTATCATCCCTCCCTAGGCGCT TCTGGTGCCATCATGGCGGTTCTTGCAGCAGTGTGCACACAGTACCCTGACTCTAAGCTTGCTATCGTCTTCCTACCCTTCATCACATTCTCAGCAGGATCA GCCTTGAAGTTTCTCATAGGTATGGAGTCCATGGGTGTCGTAATGGGATGGCAATTCTTTGATCACGCAGCTCATCTCGCTGGCCTACTGTGTGGATG TTACTACATGTCCTACGGCCACAAGCAAATTTGGCAGAAGAGAGAACCTTTGATGAGTGCGCGGCACAAGTACAGAGGACCCAAGGAGATTTGA